The region cacaataacataatcttttagacaaggattggcgttgttttgaaataaaccACGCTTCAAATATGATAGAGAGAGCAAACTTAATCgtatttatatgtataaatcgtaaaaatggccaaatggacagAGGAAGTTTTgagatcacattcttcaattagtTGATCCTCCAAAACCATGTTTAGATATTTTCTGGAGTGGTCACAGAAACAGGTCTTCTAACGCCGTGTCTATCTTTGATCTCTTGAATTCCTTAATCCAATATTTCATGGTATCATACGAAGGACAAAGATTCCTCAAAGTATCCATTATTTCCGCATAAATTTCCTTGATTGACAAGCTTAGAAATATGTTACTTGGTCACCGACCGATACTgaattttatcaaaattgaatttttatttgtcagttttctttattaaaagttcaaaatgtagtGTCTACTAACGTTTTTATAATGAAACATAGAATAactacatattaaacaaaatgataatcacttttctttttatttttaacgaAGCTGTAATGATAACTATACCTTATATCAGGAACTCTTAGATGTTGTTCAGGAAAGCAAAGGAGCCAAAAATTTTCATGGAGAAAACCCAATTTCTCGACTGAGAGGAATATACGAGTATGAAATTTATAGTAAGCGAGACAAAACTGAAGTTTATTTTGTGCAAGCTTTTCCCtgtcattttcatttcatattattcaCAACATTTCAGCGCACATGAATAGCATCGATTCATAAAATTGTAATGGATGTAAAACAACCTCTCTCTAAGAAAAATATGTTCATACTTACTTGATTAAGGCCTATTAAGTCAAACCCAAAAACTGATATTATCAGTTTCTGGCAGACGTCGCTGATCATGGGTGTTTCAAAGCAGAGAGTCGTTACAATTTTTGACAGCATGTGCGACATTGGTTTGAGTTGGGTAAGACCGATCAGATCCAAGAGTGACTGGAAAATGTAACAACCGTTATTAAATATTAGCTACTATACTTGAATACACATATAAGTTTACacttaaatatacagtatttatagcTCAGTTTCATTTGTACCAATTGCGTCCAAAATGAAGCATTATCTGAAAGTTGAACTGTGATATTATTTTGAAGGGAGTAAACTTCTAAATTCTTCACAGTATAGGCTTAGACGAAGATATTCGAACATAAAAAGAAATGTCTTttacatttgaaataattttcaattacgAAAATCACTTTTACGTGTACTAtaattatttgtattctataaagCTTTCGATACTGTTTCCCTTAACGTATTACTGtactttgaaaaataaacaaattggaTTAAAGTGAAGTTATATTATCCATTCTTAAACAATGTGTCTAATAGACTTCAAATCGTTAATGtcgataataaatttaatatgcttAGGACCGGGTGCATCAACATCGCTTAGCAATTAATAGTAGTGAAATTCTAACTTAATGTTTGTTGAGTTAATTTTACACTGCATCAACGgttaacaacaattaaaataggctTAGTGCCTGTTAACTTTAACAGCTAATTGCTGACCTGTTAAATAGCTAATTGGAGTAAAGTGTAGAAAAAAACGGCTGCCTTTAGTGAGAATTTTCAAGACGAGTTGCTTAATTCGGATAATTAAGACAATCCATATTTTTGCTTCTATGatcataattatatttgagactgttttaaatgattTAACCTTATAATGAAACACGACCAAAAATACGGTGTGTGagttgagaattttttttaatgctttaaaattttaagcaatttCTTGAATGTAAAAAGCTCCTTTGACAACAGTTATTTTCAGATTGGTCTGAAACCTTTCACAGAGGTAAATTAAATGTCGATAAATAAAATTTTTTGCGTGggcaacttatttatttttatttaaatttaaatatacagaataaagaatataattacaaaacaaacaagagaaatagaaataaaataatacaagcaatataaaaagaagataattataaaattataaaaagaagaaattgaattagtattttgtaaaatattaacattaaattcCTTCGGGGAATATTAATATTGCACTTAGATCAAAAtatgttgtaataataaattcatgaaattaaaaataatattaagaatgtcCATTTAGACTGAGCTCGAAAAGCTAATACATTCTTGTTCCCATGACTGTTGCTTAAAAGCAttacgcaaggagcctttttagtgacgtcaatttaaaatacacttaaaaaatattatttcaaaatcattAGCCCTAATGGAACCAAATTTTGAACAGATGACAGTATCGTAGACctgtttaggggagagtcgggtagtatcggacagcgggtaatatcggacagtgagtttctttcatctaccaccagatgatactctctgaatgacatgattacgtttctgtgatatcgcatacagaaacataactatgtcattcaggtactaccatctggtggtagatgaaagaaacgcactgtccgatattacccgatgtccgatgctacccaactctcccctaacgtCAGTAAAAGTTTACAATCCTTATGTAATGGCCGAAATTAACAGACGTTAATGCATCCTGCCTTTAATGTAATAACTGACGTTCCACAAAGTTGTGGATAAGGGCGCTTTCTTTTTCTCACTTGCATATTATACCGGGGTTATTTTGAGAGGTGAATCAGAACAGTGAATTGAACATTGTGGTCTTTTGCCAACGGTGTTTGAGAAAAGAGCCACTTTGGCCTGAATTTTAGAATACGTGTTCTAGGAAAACGAGAGAAGTTGTAGAGGTAATATTGCAGGATTTTGTAGGGAAAATATCAATATATGTCTTTATTTGTTACACGCGTAAGATTAACGGTTTGGCCGTAATTTCATTGAAGATCGGTAACAAAGTTTGTAGAATTGGTGGCAACCGCGCATTCAATGATTGTAGAAGCAAGTCGGAATTAAGACAATTGCGGGAAGGAGGAAATTCACAGCCACCAATATCCCTCTGTGACGCATTAGATTACTTAAACTTTCGTGCAGTTACATACACAATTACGATTTATTGTTTTGCGGCTGAGCCGTCACTGTTACGTGAACACATGTTGCAATAAAGCaaataaagtatataattatgtctcgtgaccagaatatagtacgaaatgaaaatatatacaattagaaatttgtcctttgaagaggtggaaaaagacgaatatcttgcagcaacagtaacaaatataaatgatactcgggaggaaattaaacgcggtataaatatggtaaatgcctgcttttgtcatccagtctgctctcaaaagagctgaaagctagaatttataaaacagtaaagttatattaccgttgttctgtatggttgtgaaacttggacacccactttgagagaggaacagagattaaggatgtttgagaataaggtgcttagaaaaatatttgcggctgagaggtatgaagttacaggagaatggagaaagttacataacgcagaactgcacgcattgtattcttcatctaacattaaatccagacgtttgagatgggcagggcatatagcacgtatgggccaattcagaatgcatataaagtgttagttgggaggcaggagggaaaaaagatcttcggggagatcgagacgtagataggatataatataaaaattgatttcagggaggtgggataagatgatagagactggattaatcttgctcaggatagggaccgatgacggggttatgtaagggcggcaatgaaccgtaAAAACCATAAGTTTTGTACAGCAAAATTGtagagaaaatttaaaacaataattggtGAAAATGAGTTATCTGCTTATTATGCTTTCTTCCAGTATTGTATTATGAACTCGGTTTCAAATGGAAAAAGTTTCAAAATCGGAGGAAGATACTGATTGAAAATCCTCACATTGTAACATGGCGTCACGACTATGGGCCGGCGCGATTTGTCAATCTTACTTCCTGCGACTTCTGGTCATGGGATTACATGAAGAGCATAGTTTACACCCAACTACCAGCGAGGAGAGGGCATCTGTTAAATGCAATTTTGGCTACAGAAAATGCGATCAGACACATGCCTGacattttccaattcactacgaaTTCTTGGCGCAGGAGGGCTGAATTATGTTGTGAAGTTCGAGTATCTTCTGTAAACTTGCAATGACGTAAcgtagttatttttatttctacattgAAAATGTAGAGTTTGTTATATCAAACTACATAAATTATAGGATGTAAACGTAATTTAACCGCTAAATTAATAAACCGAGCTGCAACAAAATCTACTTTGTCATCAAGTTGCATGCAATTCGACCATacattttacaaacaaatgatgACGCTGTGGTACCTCAGTAAACAATGACACTCCATTCAGTTATACAATAGCATTTCATATTGGACAACATAGTAATTGAATGAATAGTAATTCAAACAATAATAAGTACGGTTTAAATAATATTCTGCTAGTTTCTTACCTGCTCTTAACATAATTATATGACGCGCCATAAGTTACGGATATCGATGCACTATCATTCATTATGGAAGAGATGTCTATACTGGTGCTGTacagtagagttgggtcgattcgtgaacgaatcgttcattcgaacgactaataataaagaatcgtaagaatcgattcatGGTAACAACGAATCGcagttcaaaagaatcgtaaggaatcgtcgttcaaacggatagtaacgaatcggcatggtatcgtaacccacgattctaattacctgtttgatgtaacctgtcaacggatatttccgaaccgtgccagatactcccgagcgagagtgaaatcaaaatactgcatttgttaagtatggaaaataatgaacacgagCTTGAAATTTACatggttaaatagagatgtaatgcaaaaaatatacttgataataaggttcagttgataaattataattaagaaacactaacttgaataattttgtagactaatggaggtcatgatgaatggttacagccaatgagaaagagacaatccaatgtctcgcctcttatgccatctatgcgagagatgtagaacgctTTTATTCTACCTGTGATTTGCAAATgaaagtgtcctgtaagtcgttcgttggaatcgcagactaggaagaatcgtaaacgaatcgttagaatcgattcgtaatgtgtgattgaatcgttggaatcgacttctgaaaaagaatcgtgttgcccaactctactgtACAGTGTATGCCTAACTCCTCCTCCGGCTTTGCCTTCCTACCCCGAGTCCTACGTACGCTGATATCTTGTCCAGGTAGGTTTGGTCGCAGATCTGGTAATAAGTTATCAGCCTTTACATGTTCTACATATTTCCTTAACTGAAATTGATGTATAATTCAATTGTATTACAATAAACATTACTCTAAGAGTTTTTATTCTGAAGTTTTCCACTCCTTACCTCGAGCACGAAGCTGTTGCGGCTATATATTTGTATGAAACAATATGTTTCTTTTTAGTATAGAATAGTCTGCAACACTTTGCACTAcacaattgaggggctgggtgcaagaagggcattttagaggatgtgcccttttcgaGTAAAACGATGTAttatgttctctgatctgttatgcatatgatcaccaagttgtagttcaatactgtgatcatagaggtcaggaatACCCAAAAAGTAAAGTCATGCATAGGTAGTCTAACATCATTACGGttcgaattttcaacatcaattttctcaaaacttgcatttgagagaagtgcctttcttgcacccaacccctcaattacgaACCACTGTATATGAAACAACAGGTTCTAATGTCGACCGCTGTGGAgcaatggttagcgcgtctgaccgtggaaCTAGCGGGCCAAGGGTCAGATCCCGGTTTGGATAAATTACTTacttgaagtttttccggggttttccctcaacccattaagagtaaatactAGGTAACTTTCGTCGCTGAATCCTCGATTCATCTCGatagtattatcaccttcatctcactcagacactaaataactatagcagttggtaaagcgtcgtaaaataacaaattaaaatcattattaaatCATCTTATACTGTACAAGTGAATTGCACTGACCACAAATCAATACAGAACCCAGTGGCAAAGTTCTTAATGTGTATGCGTAGTTTGCGGTGGCTGTatcttattatcatcatcagagTTTGTTAACGCCACAATCACAGTTGACTTGAGTTGCACGAAATAATGCTAGACTGATACTTACATTGACTAGACTGGAGTGATCGGCAAACACACTCAGCAGACCGATTCTAGCGTGATTCACGAAGGCGATGGGGGCTAAACTGACCATGGCAGCGACCTTGTCGTTGTATTCAGGCCGTTGAGACATCATGACGTAGAACATGGTGGTGCCCATGGAATGCCCCACGTAGAATATCTTCTTCTTTCCAGTCTTTTCCAAGATATAGTCGATAGTAGCCGGCATGTCATAAATTCCACCTTCGTGCCAACTGGAAAATTTCAGCGTTTGTGTGTACAAGGTGATTAATGTATTGATCAGCAAGCAAATAGATGAATTGCGGAATATATGTATACCGAAAATTTCTTCTGATCGAGAGAGTGTAGGTAGAGTtgttataattaaaatgtgtgttatGTAATCAACATAAATTGTGTGCATGCTATTATCATTAATCAAATGTATGTGAGTAAAAATACACAGATAGCTGCGTTTGATATTGACGTAGTTTGCGTTGGTCATGCAAACATATTTGATGCCCGTGTTTCCAGCCGGGAGCCAAGATGAAAGCGATGAATGTGTGGGTGGGTGCATAGATAAACTGACAGACCAATTGGTGATTGGGTGGATGGATTGAAGGATGATAAATGAATAAGGGTGGACggctgaatggatggatggatgaatggacgggcgggcgggcgggcgggctgACGGGCATATTGGAAAATGGAAGGCTTGCTaaatgattggatggatggatggatgattggataAACTTGTTTGGTGGACAGTTAAATATGTAAGTGGCTGCCTAGTTTCTGTATAGATCACAGATGGGCATCGtccctcacttgagaatttgtgcctcactgaccttaacagagcttatcgctctgagtgacatcatcttcagagatcccgttcctccctcacgtagctcctaggcgtgggcaggttctatatcagtttcataagcaatatcagtggtggcataatggcaatATCAAAGCaatgtgtacgcgttagaaaacgattatttcatgagaaatgggaggaagagtttttttgttgtttagaagaggagaacatacgatggttgttatgctcgaaaatcctattaggcattaataaatttaatatacaacgacattactccttatgtcataaagaacatgttgaattagaaggtaagacaaattaaatgttatttttcgtactattccgaagaaaatttatgatcttaacatttgcatagtgtactaaatacgacattataccttaaacacgctgcattaaaaggtacgaggaattaaatgttgtttgtacgtattatttccaaaagaaattgatataaaaaatatcaaatgttcatagaaaacgaaatattattttctgaaattattttaggtcgagaacgtgcaaatctattaagtaatcttgataaatgccagaatattaaaaaaataaacgtagacaacgtgatggaatattattggctagttacgcaatttctcgcctgtgatttaaatcaattcaatgattgAGAAAGAGGTTTATGACTGAAggtgccgaattaatttgccaaattgaataaaagttttcgagtctctcacattaaccaagcgctttcctaacaaTTCGCCACTGactgccttagcgattacgataagatgacgcaggtcacagcagtttatattttccattctactctgcagtctcctctcctagtaaacaaactatttcaaatcgagtgcctcacgtaaccgaaaattgtccCCTTGTATGGTACAGACGGAAGGACAGATTGATTGATGAACGGGTGATTGTAGATAGTTGGTACGAAAGGGATAAAGATATGTAAGAAAAACCATGGAGACAATGAATGAGTAACAAGGAATATAGCCTGTTCCTTcaagaaaataataactaattttgTTTCAAAAATTCAATTCACCTAAAATCCCAGAACTCTTTTGTCCGAGGATCTCTACGAGGAGTGTATATCGTGGAGTACACATTACCACGAGTGTTGGGCATCCACACATCATAGTTTCGGTCGGCAAGCATGTATCCTGGAAAAATAAACATACCATTTATGATGGCGTTCACTATATGCGACGATACGTCTCAATATCATACGtgttgagaataaaattatttaatatcgcGCTTAAGCTGAACAAACATAAATATCATCGTTAGTGACGTCAAATAGCATGCGTGACTACAacattaaattacaatatatCATGCGTGATAAGAAAAACTTTCGTGCTTAAGGTGAACAAATACAAATATCGTGTGTTGAGTACGTCAAATATCATGCAATGAGAACAAAATCTTGCTTAAAGTGGAAATATACTAATATCGTGTGTAAGTACGTCAAATATCATGCAATGAGAACAAAATCTTGCTTAAAGTGGAAATATACTAATATCGTGTGTAAGTACGTCAAATATCATGCAATGAGAACAAAATCTTGCTTAAAGTGGAAATATACTAATATCGTGTGTAAGTACGTCAAATATCATGCAATGAGAACAAAATCTTGCTTAAAGTGGAAATATACTAATATCGTGTGTAAGTACGTCAAATATCATGCAATGAGAACAAAATCTTGCTTAAAGTGGAAATATACTAATATCGTGTGTAAGTACGTCAAATATCATGCAATGAGAACAAAATCTTGCTTAAAGTGGAAATATACTAATATCGTGTGTAAGTACGTCAAATATCATGCAATAAGAACAAAATCTTGCTTAAAGTGGAAACATACTAATATCGTGTGTAAGTACGTCAAATATCATGCAATGAGAACAAAATCTTGCTTAAAGTGGAAAGATACTAATATCATgtgcatgggtgggcaactcgtgctctcataGTATCAACACAATCTCAAtccaggtagaacggactctgtactagctgtactgtttGTGTGctgttctttcaagacacaagttcgatcgcgtctgcagcaagtggcggctcgttttaagtgaaaaacaatataattcacagatcatttccctttagttacgggcaaaaagagaatttttttattaagaagagaggtaaagcttgtattctattatactttcttacgcatgacattttatgttagaaataaacagtgaaggttttagtaaagaaatactgtctgcatctgctttagaacagctaaaggtaaaaatgaaatatcaacaaggtgagactgatatcaaatatcattagcacgttgtgcgtgcgagttacagaattgcactaCATaaaatcgactagctaagagcatttatggataaatctgcagtgctggggaaaagtgacataagtcagtttccacaaaccttttttgataatttattgacaacttacactggtttatgtcgatttgattttttttctgtatgaattattataatgggagaaatacttatgtatttttttttccaagcgagcagatgttccgtaagttgtcaataaattatcaaaaaaaaatttgtggaaactgacttatgtcacttttaccctagcactgcagaattttgaaatgtggtagtatcatgtagaacatagacaacttcactttctttgactataaactatcttgaagagtgataagaaaatcttcttaccaaatataagaccctacttcaagacctacagcagaattcactactaagtttggagaaacagtgataattgacaaggaatcgaaatttttctgaaatctttttggcttacgccgatagaaaatactgaaaatttatagcttgaattaataacagtacagcacgccactcagattccagcaaaatcaggaatcgaactgttcataatgttgcctaagtagaatttccaaatatactctttgcttccatatatactgtatgtccttgaggcagagtttaatacaagaaagaagtgtaaaagctctcaaagtaaagaaagagctcagaagtaagcttatttcatctaccgtgacatgtaaaaaatacttccttgaatttgttattgtttgcgaatatagactattacctttctgacaactgaggaatactctttaatgaataaAGAATTGTAAACTGTAGCGTTCTACATTTTAAatagacatataataagaaatattaacaaatagtgtaataataaataagtgttgcaactatatttgttgtatcttgaaaaggttgtattcagtttgtgtttccagtactaaactaatttacaaagccaggaattaatataattttgttatgtgttcaggtatagtctgtctaaaattactataattattgtaccatgtgtcattctgaaattcaaatcatggagtagatatcacgatcacctgcacgAGCCGCCAGAGctcaccgtggcttttgcagcgaaactacaaacaacttgtaactgctgcggctggctccgtctacctttctctctttcaagtttTTCAGCACTTTGGGAgaacgagttgcccatccatgatcaTGTGTGACTACGTCAAATATCATGTGCGATACTGATGAGATAGGCCTACTGGTTAATAATGAGACTGCAAGAATTGCATCAAATTGTGGTTGTAACTTCTCGTGCATATGGAATATTAGCAAAtttataagaatttttttttccatgttgtcaCTTACAAGTCTCCTTAGTATCGAAGTAATTTAAATTACTACATAATGCATAAGACTTAGAAAGTTAGTTCCGTATGTGTGAGTAAAACGAAGCAACTCACCGAGCGCGCTGTTCACTCCAGCGAAGATCCAGTTGGAGGAGCTGCCGAATAGTCCGTGGTCCAGTACCACGACCGGCTTGTCGCAGTCCGTGCAGTTCCCCACGCCACGGCCGTGAGGGATGCGGTGTACAGTCAATGCATAGCCGTCCTCAGTCATCACCCTGTACGTCTCCTGGGGGTAGCCGTCGTGCACTATCATCCCCGGCTGCAATGTCAGAGTATCTGTGtgagttgtatgtatgtatgtatgtatgtatgtatgtatgtatgtatgtatgtatgtatgtatgtatgtatgtatttttttaatattagttgaacggcatgtcccattacaataaaggtaatactacatgccttgctacctgtatgtttacaatataatacattatgtctcgtttctgtcactctctaggcgtatgtaggtctgttattctgttgtgaaaatttgagtctttcattatatctattgcctactcttatctatcctagattaaattatcctaagtttactcatctaaatttataacattgacataatttatgaatgtatgcgcatgttcttgcattattttaagctttgtgaaagtccacttgccagttttccttaacatttcccgctggaacgctagtctttatttgtccaatttcgggcactcgaaaaggaggtggtcgacggtctgttcctctgctccacacatacacgacgggttgtccctcagcttcaatctgtataagtaagcaccggtttttccatgtccagttagaaaagttgtgacctttccattaagtggaatgttaacgcgtaacgtctcttttacactggggaaaaacgattttgtcactacaccatttatcgtgttttgccactcactttcccacttaaccacactttcttcttgaagttcccgcatgatgtcgctgactggtatcctgtcgaagctcactggtaactcgttgttacttgctgcctgctttgccaagtggtcggccagctcgttccccgcaagtccaacgtgtgccttgacccatgcgaagtgaatagtccagtttaatgtttccagctttcttatctgttttctaatttgTTCTATCAAGTGGTGATGGTTATTGAAATTTCGTAACGAATCGAGTGTGATTCTGCTGTCGGTATGAATGGCTGCTGATTTTCGAACATCTTGCAGTTGTTGGAGTAATTCGAGCTGTTCTAGGGCTTTGAGAATGGCGTACTGTTCCGCTTGGTTGTTCGAGCACCGCCTGTGGAGTTATATTGCTGCTCATGGACTAATTCTTGATCAATGAATATGGCGACACCTGTGCCAACTCCCGAGTGTCCCTTGCTGCCATCGGTGTAGATGTCTACTTTGTAAGTTTGATGacttgatttttctttaatcaggaTTTTATCTGCTGGATGCGGCCATGTTGTGTAATGCTCTACTGTGTCAATTTTAATTCCCTCCTGGATCCTTTTCGTTCTTTCATATGCTGTTGCCAGCTTCTGAATTTCTATACCTACGGGTGTGTTTTTTGTTAGGATGCATAGTGCTTCGGATGACGTAGTTCGAAAGGcctttgctatttttatatttatgagtcTCTGGACTCtttgtagtttcagtttgttgTGTCTTCTGTTTATGGCTTCAACCCACACTGGTGCCccatatgttaaaatcggcagtatGGCTCCTTTGTATATTATTCTCATAACATCACTATTTAGGCTCCAGTCTATTTTAGCAGATTTGGATAGTGCGTGAATAAGGTTAATGCATTTTTGCTGACGTATTCTACATGCTGTGTGAAGTTAAATTGTTTGTCAAAAATTATGCCCAAGTACTTTAAGCTTTCTGTCTGCTGTAACTGTTTATTGTTGAGGTATATCTTGAGATCCTGTTCACTCACTGGTGTTCTTTTTGATATTACTAGCAGTTTTGATTTCTGCTCATTAAAggagattttgttttctcgagcCCAGCTCGATACTTTCTGGAGTTCGATATTGGCGTAATTTTCTAGTTCTAGAGCGCAGCTTCCTTTAATAACCAACAT is a window of Periplaneta americana isolate PAMFEO1 chromosome 12, P.americana_PAMFEO1_priV1, whole genome shotgun sequence DNA encoding:
- the LOC138710041 gene encoding lipase 3-like, which codes for MVMKLCIILFALALHVEVNGDNPDTFLEVPGMIVHDGYPQETYRVMTEDGYALTVHRIPHGRGVGNCTDCDKPVVVLDHGLFGSSSNWIFAGVNSALGYMLADRNYDVWMPNTRGNVYSTIYTPRRDPRTKEFWDFSWHEGGIYDMPATIDYILEKTGKKKIFYVGHSMGTTMFYVMMSQRPEYNDKVAAMVSLAPIAFVNHARIGLLSVFADHSSLVNSLLDLIGLTQLKPMSHMLSKIVTTLCFETPMISDVCQKLIISVFGFDLIGLNQTLIPVYFNNMFSGSSTKQIMHYAQIFKSGRFCQYDYGLIDNLIRYHSIHPPSYNISEVKIPVALFYADGDKFGDVIDVKKLYKKLPNVIKLFKVPYSGFSHQDFVTHKYIATLVNKPIIDIFESYT